GCCCATTGCGACCGCCACTGCAAAATTGATTTCAAAGCGCATGAAAGTCCAAGAAATGATATAAGTGATCGAGGATGGAATGATGACTTGGAACACGATTTGCCACCAATTCGCACCGCTTGCTTGCAGGGCTTCTATAGCACCTTTATCAATTTCCTCAAAGGATTCCGAGTAGGCCTTTACAAGGTAACTTATGGAGTGAAACGTCATCCCTATAACTGCCGCTACACTGCCCAACCCTGCAGCGACTGCGAAAATGAGGACCCATAACACGGTAGGCACGGCTCTAATCAGGGCAACCGATCCCTTTATGACAATTGATAATGACTTGGACGAGATATTTCCAGCCGCTAATAGTCCCAACATCAGGGCAATGATTGCACCAAATATTGTCGTTAAGAAAGCTAAACCTAATGTAACCGACACCTGATAAAGCGCTTGGGTGAAGGTAAAGTGCTTCAAATGCGGCTCAAAAAACATGGTCTTCAAATTATCGACGGTCAATAATAGCGCGTCCCACAGTTTTACATCCTTATAATCAAAACTGGCAAAGGCGTATATGGTCAAAACTGCTAGTACCAGCACACTCAACCTAATGGCGATCGAGGATTTCGCGAAGGGCTTTTTGGATAGTCGTTCAAGTAGCATTCTATCTATATCCTGGCCAGTAGGAGAAGGAATTGGTTTGATCGGACCCTCTGCCTGCATTATAAAATCACCCTCCTCACATAATTTGAGATCAATTCAATACATAATATTGAAATGATGATCGTTATGACGACAAGACTGGCAATGTCATAACTCAAGTTTTTATAATAAAGATTAAACGTAAAACCAATACCCGATCCTGTAAGCAGTCCGACCAATGTTGCATTCCTGATATTCGTTTCAATCATAAAAAGTACCCAGCTGATCATTTGCGGAATTGCTGAAGGGATAACAGACTGCGAAATGACGGTTAGATAACTTGCGCCGGTAGTCTGCAAAGCTTCTACGGAACTGCAGCTCACTTCATCGATCGTTTCAATGAAAGCTCGTGTTAAAAAACCGAAAGATCCAAAAAACAAGGCAAAATAACCGGTCAAGGAACTTTGTCCGAATGAAAATAACAGAACTAACGCCCATATTGAAACATCAATATTTCTAAATAAAACGGCTACCCCGCGGCTAAACCCTCCGAAAAAAGCATTCACCCTTGTCGTATTGGAACCCAATATCGCAAATACAAAGGCCAATATTCCCGCGAGTGTGGTTGCAGCAACGGATATTAACAGCGTTTCTTTCAGCTTTATCAAAATGTCCGGGAGTTTGGTAAGGGAATCCTTTGTTGGATAAAAATTCGATAACGACCATTGTATGGCCTTAGGAACCGAAGTAACCCCTTTTGCGATGCTGAATTCTGTAATGATAATGGAAACAGCCGTCGCAGTCCCTATAAGCAAAAACAATGCAAGTGAATTTCTTCTCTTCTTTGCAAAAACATCAGCCGACATGGGAACCTCCCAAATCAAAAATCAATTTTCCTTCATCTGATCCATAAATCTGATGGATATCATTTGAGGAAATATTTTGAGTTGTGCCATTGAAAACAATCTTTCCGCCATTCACACCGATGATTCGATCCGAATATTTCAGGGCAACATCGACTTGATGCAGGTTGACTACGACTGTGATTCCCATGGAATTGCAGATATTCCTTAAATGATCCATGATCACTTTGGAAGAATTCGGGTCAAGGGAGGCAATCGGTTCATCGCATAATAGCAATTTAGGATTTTGGATAAGCGCCCGCGCAATGCCAACCCGTTGTTTCTGGCCTCCGCTCAACTGGTCGGATCTTTTATAGATCAGATCTTCCAGACCGAGAATTTGGAGAACTTTAGCAGCCTGAAGTTTCTCCTCTTCACTATAAAGGCCAAGGATCCCAGCCAGTGTGGATTTATAGCCTAATCGTCCATGCAGGGTATTTTCAATCACACTTAGTCTATTTACAAGATTGTAATGTTGAAAAACCATCCCTATTTTCCTGCGTACTTTCTTTAACTCCCTTTTATTCACCTTGTATACATGATCATTATCAAAAATGATTTCTCCGCTAGAAGCATCGATCATCCTATTGATGCACCGAAGGAGAGTTGATTTCCCTGCTCCAGATGGCCCTATGATGGAAACGAACTCTCCTTCTTTCACAGTGAAGTCAATATTGGATAACGCCTTTGTACCATTTCCAAAATGTTTTGAGACATTTTTCACTTCCAATAATGTTTTCATGTATGAACCTCCTGCATTTTACTGCCTTTATTTCGATAATTCCCGAATTGGATTGAACCAGTCATCCTCGACTTCTACCATTTTTTCTTTTTCGCTCACCCGTTTAAATAGACCTGATGACTTAGAATCTTCCGGTACAAAAACTTTCTCGTTATTTGCCATTTCATCGGACATCAATGTTTCAAGAATTTTTTTACGTGTTTCATCACTGACTAATTCGGTGTTGACAACAAAAGGTGCATTCAGAACCGGAGTCACTGAAATGAGTGAGAAAGTTTTATCTACAACTGTGTTAAAGGGTTCAGCTGCATTCTTCTTAACCTTATACACGGCACCTGCTTTATTCTCTTCCCCATCAGCCAGCTCTACATAATTATCGACACATGTGTCACAAAAAGCCGCCACTTCCGCTTTCCCGGTCAAAAGATTAACAGCCGATCCTTGGTGTGAACCGCCATAAAGAACTTCACTGAAGAATTTATCTTTCCCGCCTTCCAATAAATCCTCGGCCTTTAATTCCTTAAACTTATCTTGCTGAGAAAAATAATCAACGATTCCTGTGGAAGGAACTTTGAAACCGGATGTAGAGCTATTTGATACGAAAGAAAACTTTTTCCCTTGGATACCATCAATTTTGTATTCGCCGTTGATTTTATAGTCATCTGTATTTTGAACGGCCAGCCAGCTATTATAGACTGCATCATCCAACGTACCTGATTCACCGCTTGGAACAACTAGAGGCTGAACACTATCGTTTTTGTTGTTTGCTTCAATATATCCTTGCGCTCCCAGGAATGCTAAATCTGCGTTTCCATTAGCAATTGCCTCGATTGCAATGTTATAATCCGTAGTGGTCTTATGCTCGACTTTCATTCCTGTCGCATCCTCCAAGATCTTCCCGATTTCATCGCGGGCTTCCCCTAAATCTTCCCCGGATTCATTTGGCAGCCATGCCACGGTTAATGTATCATCTTCATTTGCACCTGTTGAACTGGTAGAAGAACAGCCTGTGAACACCAGTAAAATAACTAACATCAATATGGACACCATCGATTTTTTCACGTTAAATCTTCCCTCCCATTTAAAAGATCTTTTCTTATTTCAACACTTCCCATATAACAATACCGGTACAATGCTAACCTGCCGTTAAGGGGGCTGAATATTCAGTAAAATTTATGTGAATTCGTCGTTAAATTTTTTGAATGGCTTGAGTGAAACATCCATTGTGTATGCTATATTCTTTATTCACTAACCGATTCATGAACTCCAAGTCATGAAAAATGCCCAGCATTGTCGTTCCTTCGTTCATTAGCTGTTCCAGCAGGGTTTTCACCTTCACTTTAGAATCGTGATCCAAACTTGCAGTCGGTTCATCCAGCAGGAGGAGCCGCGGCCTTTTCACCATTGCCCTTGCTATATTTAACCTTAGCTTCTCCCCTCCTGAAAAAGTAGCAGGGTAATTGTCCCATAGCTCTTTTCCTATTTCAAAGTGGTCGAGAATTTTTTCCGTTTCGATATTGGCCATTTCCCTGGTTTGTCCCATTTCAAGGATGGCACCGGTAACGAGCTGCCTTGCTGTAGTTCTTGGCATGACATTTAAAAATTGGGATACATAGCCTATCTCATGCTTACGCAGGTATATCATTTCCCTTTCAGTAGCTTTTGCCAGATTAATCGCACCATAGTGGGAAGATTCATACCGGATGACTCCTTTTTGAACTCGATAGGTACCATAAATCGATTTTAGGATCGTAGATTTTCCGCTGCCACTCTTGCCTGTAATGCCAATGAATTCGCCTTTTTTCACTGTGATCGTAATGTTGCTGACCGCATGGATATTCTTGCGTTGATTATGTAAAATAAAAGACTTGGATAAATCACTGATCTCCAATATGTTCTCCATTTTGCCACCCGCTTTCTAAAATTCAAATCCTGTAATTCGTTTTTTGAATCATTTTTCCGTCTACAATCACAGTTGTTATTACAGGGAAATCACCCGAAATTTTTTCAATGATAAGTATGTCAGCCTTTTTCCCTTCGTAAATCGATCCAATTTCGTCCTCCATCTTGACTGCCCTAGCGGGATTAATCGTAACTAGCTTAAACATATCGACAAGATCCATCCCATGGTTTTCGACCAATTCAAACATTGAATGCAGCAGGGACGCAGGGTAATAATCACTGCATAATATGTCTATGCTTCCATCTTGAATGGCTTCAGAGGCACTTAAGTTCCCGCTGTGAGAACCTCCCAAAAGCACATTCGGTGCACCGGCTATGGTATACATCCCCATATCATGGGCCTTACGGGCAATTTCAAGTGTGATTGGAAATTCACTTATACTCGTTCCAAAGCTGTGAACCAATTCAAGCTTCTCTATTGAATCATCATCATGTGAGGCAACGGCTATATTATTTTCCCTTGCTAGAAGTGCAATTTCCTTCATTCTTTCAATCGTCAGCTTTTCTTTCACTTGATGAGTCCGGATCATCACATCAATGGCTTCATCACTATAATTGTTATATCCCCTTAAAGTGTTTCGATATATCTCTAGATGCCGATACTGCCCTTGTCCTGGAGTGTGGTCCATGAATGAGACCAGATGCACTTTCTTTTCGGAAACATATTCTTTTAAACTATCAATATCCTCCAAATTATCGATTTCATACCGGGCATGAAACCGATGACGGACCAGGTGCTTCATCGTATGTGTTTGATCAATTAAGTCGATGAGCTTCCTTACATTCTCAGGCTCCCGAATTGGCTTATATGCGTATTCAGTGGATTTATAGAGCGACAGGGAATGAAACATGGTCGTGATCCCGTGCGTGATCAGTTCCTTTTCCGTTTCTCTTAAGCTCAAATGAAAATTCATTAAAGAAGTCGGCCGCGGCGCAGTCATATGTTCAATATAATCCGAATGGAGATCAATGAAACCGGGTGAAACATATCCACCCAAAGCGTCCAGCACTTCCATCCCAGGACTCGTTTCTATTTCTCCCACAGGTGCAATCCGGCAAATTCTATCATCCTTAATTAAGAGATCATGGTCCATCAGGATCGAGTCTTCCGTTATTATTTTCCCATTTTTAATCAGCAACAATGTCTCTTCCCCCATTTTCCTATAGATTCTTTTAGAGCAGTGAGTGTACTAATTGTTGGGTATAAGGATGCTGTGGATCTTCGAGTATTTGATCTGTTAAACCTTGCTCGATTACTTTCCCCTCCAGCATGACGAGCGTACGATCTGCAAGCATTCGGATTACGCCCAAATCATGGGATACCAATACAATGCTGATATTCAAATCTCTTTGGAGACCTTTAATTAGATCCAATACACTTGCTTGAACGGATAAATCCAAACCCGTGGTGACCTCATCCAAAAGCAGTATGGGGGGATTGTTGGACAATGCTTTGGCTATCTGGACCCGTTGCTGCATTCCGCCTGAGAAATTCCTTGGTTCTTCTTTCATTCGATGAATGGGAATATTGACTGCTTCAAGGAGCTCGGCGCCTCTTGTTTCCATTCTGCCAACATGTCTGTTCCCAGCTGAAATTAACTTTTCGGCTATATTGCCTATCGAGGAGAAATCCATTTTCAACCCTAGAATCGGGTTTTGATAAACCTTCCCCATCAGGTGGTTTCGAACGAATCTTTTTTTCTGGGCAGACTCCATGAATAAATTCTTTTTTCCATCCTCAAAGCCAGCCACATACATTTCTCCATCAGTTACTTCTTCATCAAAATATAAACTTTTCATCAAAGTGGATTTGCCGCTGCCGCTTTCCCCTACAATTCCGAGAACTTCACCGTGATACAAATCAAACGTCACATCTCTACAGGCATATACCGTCCCGCATTCGTGACAATAGTTTTTCGCCACTTTTCCAAATTTCATATGTTTACAAATTGAACATCCGTTACCGTACTGTTTGTTCATTTGTTTAACCGATAATACGGGTACCTCTAGCACAGACATTTAATTCACTCCCAATGATTGTTTTTGATTGACCATTTCAAGGCAATTGCTTGTATCATTGCATAGGAAATACGTTTCCCCTGATTCCTCATCAACAAGTTCATCCAAAAACACATCATTGGACCCGCAGAGAATGCAAGCATGATTTGTAAAGGACTCGATTTCAAATTCGTAATCATCAAATGCCAAAGATGATACATTTGTATAAGGAGGTACTGCATATACTTTTTTCTCCCTGCCTGCACCTAACAAAATGAGTGCTTCGCTTTCGTCCAGCTTGGCATTATCGAATCTTGGTATTGGACTTGGTGCCATTACATACCTGTCGTGGACCATCACCGGATGGTCTGCATCCGTCGCCATTATTCCGTACTTCATGATTTGTTCAAATAACATAAGCCATGCACCGCTATACTCTCTCTCAGCATGAAGCTTTTTCGTTTCATGTTCGCTCGGCTCAAAATTCCTTAAAGGTTCCGGTAATGGAACTTGAAGAATTAAAATCTGGTCTCGTTGCAACGGCACTTCCGGCACCCTGTGCCTGGACTGGATTAAAGAAGCATCTTTTGTGCTATCCGTTGTCCTTACCCCAGTGGTGTCAGATACGAGTTTTTTTATATTAACGGCATTAACGGATTCATCCGAGCCTTGGTCGATCACCTTAAGGACGTCATCCTTTCCGATCAATGACAATGTCAACTGCAGGCCGCCCGTGCCCCAACCACGCCCAATCGGCATTTCCCTTGAAGCGAATGGGACTTGATAACCGGGAATGGCAATTGCCTTCAGTGTAGCCCTTCTAATTTCCCGTTTCGACCCTTCATCAAAGAATGCAAAATTATAGGTTTTATTCATCCAATCCAACCTCCTGCTCTGTGGTCTTATCTTTTGACTTCCGAATGCTATCAAGCTTGGATTGGAACGTAACATAATGAGGCATCTTCAAATGGGAGATGAAGCCCGTTGATTCCACTGAATCTATATGATAAAGGACGAATTCCTCGTTGTGACTTGGAAACTCCTTGTTTGGCTTTTCCAGGCAATTATCCAGGATGCCCATTGCGATAGCTTTTGTTTCATTTTGTCCCATGCACATGCCATAGCCAATTTCAAACTCTATTTCTTTTTTGCCTTGTTCTTTCTCTACCGTAAGCGGAATGAGCATCTCTACCTCCGTTGCTGTAAAGTCCCCAATATAATAGCTATCTTCCCCTTGCCCTTCGTCCAGCAGCGGGTGATCGAGATGGACGGGCAGCCGACCTACGCGCAGCTCCCCTACTGTCGGGTGCAGTGCACCATATCCACGAATGACTGCATAAGCAAGTGATGTCACTGCACCGGTTTGGCCTCTTGTTAAAATTTGCAGGCGTTCACTCCGCATTGAAGGAAACTCCAGACTTTTCCTTGTAACGTCCCCGGGCTGCAAATCATTGTTTTCACAGTTTGCTAATAAGCCTTCATTTCTTAAGTAGTCCAAAACTTTAGGCAGAGAGTTTAAATCAGCCGTCTGGTTCTGATATTCTGTTGAATGATTTTCTTCTTGAAAAGCCCGTAACCAATCTTGAATGCTTAGATCCGATTCATCTTCCAGCTCCGAATCTAGTAACCGATGTGTATAATCGGTCGTGGCACCTAAAATCTGTCCGCCAGGTACATCCTTAAAACTAGCTGAAATCCGCCGTTCCACTTTCATATTTTCAGAACTGATCACACGTGAAACATGTTTTCGCGGCAAAGTGGATCGATAGGCCCTCAAGAGAAAAACAGCTTCTTCCGGATTGCCTTCAGCCTGTTTAATGGCAAGTGCAGCCAGTGATTGATCATACAAACTGCTTTCTGACATAACCTGATCAATCAACCCTCTCATCCCAGCTTCTATCTTATGCAGCTCTATAGCCGTCCCTTTTTTGACCCGTTCATACTTTAAGCGTTTGATGGATTCCTCAATCGCCTTTGTTCCTCCCTTTACTGCAACATATCCCATATCATCTCACCCCCATTTTCTTTGATTTGAGTCGTTCTCGGTAAAGCTATTAAACGATCTTGTCGATCCACAAAATACATATCGATTCCTAAAGGGAATTCTATGTTTTTTTCGTTCCTTACACCAAGCCAGGCGGATACATTCGGGAGGCTTATGAATGATTCCTCTTGAATTCCCGGTCCAGATAGAATCATTGAGTCCCCTTTCGTTACATCCGGCACTTCTAGAATGATCATGGCCGATTCATGGGGGTTAAACAGATTTCCTACCTTAGCTTTATTTATCGCTTCCTTCATTTGCTCCTCGGAGGCATCATGTAAAATAAAGATAAAATCCGCTTCCGGCAAATCGACAGGCTTTGAATAAGTAAGCTGATTGATCATTCTTGACACCGCCTCCCCCTCCTTTGCAATGACCTTAAAAGTCACTTCAGGGTCAAGTACAGTAAGTGCAAGCAGGATGGTCGAAGATAGGCATTCCAGTTGAACATCCAATGTCCTGGCTTCCCTTTCCAGAACCACTAAAGTTCCAGGTCTTGAAGTCGCCGTTACAAGCTTTCTATAAACAGTTTGTATATCATGAACTACATCCAAATTCATTACTTTCCCCCCCTTATTGAACATCCATTGTTTCAAAGTTAACCCTGGTTCTTAAGATTGATCGATTCAGCTCTTGAAGATTTTTCTGTATATTCTCCTTCTCATTTTCCAAAACATGTGACCATGATCTCGTTTCGCCAAGATCAGCCTGATAAGCAGCATCAATGATAGCTAAACGATGTGCCAGCTCTTCCCGATGCCCCTTAACGATTCCAATCCCGATTGAATCCTGGATTTGGACCGTGCATTCAGTCACCAGCATTTCCCCAAGATAAAACAAGCTCTTTTTTGCCGTTTCCCTTGTTTTTAGCAACACAAGGGCACTCTCTGGCTTTTGAATGACGGTAACTTTATATTTCATTGCTATTTCCTTGGCAAATTCCTTCGCAATGTCCTCAGAGCCTTGAATCAAAATCTCGGTTCTTTCCCTTCTTCTCATTCCATTGGCCTCCAATGTTTTAGTTTCCCGCTACATCTTCAATGTATCTTGTTGCCAAGTGAGCGTACGTTAAGAAAGAGTAAATCTTTGTATGAAATTTGTTAAAGCCTGACCTACACTATTCAAAATTTCGTGCCATTACTGGTGAATTCGAGCTTTACTCGTGAGTTTTGTACTTTTACTCGTGAATTCGAAGCATTTACTCGTGAATTCGAAGCATTTACTCGTGAGTTTCGTACTTTTACTCGTGAATTCAGAGCATTTACTTGTGAATTCGAGCGATATCTTGAATGGAAGTTTTTATATAACATAAGTGAAACAATCGCTTCGATAGATTATGACCGTGTGCTCAAGGACTTTATTACTCCGCTTATCCCGGCATAACGATTCCACTTGCAAAAGTGGAATTAAACTTGAACACTGCAAAATATCCCGTTCGAAAAGAGTAGGAAAAATCACGTTCAGTGTACTGCTGCTGGATCCGAATTCCACGAACCCACGCTGCCGATAATATTGAAACATAGAGGTAATGTCAGGACCGTCCTTTTCAATTTCAGGAAATGTTGATTTTGCTACAAAAGATGTATGAAGAGCAATCGGGAAACCGTCCATTAACCTAAGCCTGCCAATTTTAAAGACCAAGTCATCCCTTTCCGCCTCGAGGCTTTGAAAAATCTTCTGATCATAAGAAATTTCTTCGCAAAAAATAGTATCCGTTTGAAAGGAAAACTGGAATTCTTTCATTTTCTCGGTGAAACTGACATCTCCGGATAGAATTAACGGAATTTGCTTCTTGCTTTCCTGGACATAACTTCCCTTACCTTGCTTTGAATAGATAAAGCCTAAATCTTGAAGCTGCTCGTATGCCTTCCTGACAACCATTCTTGGAACATTAAATTGATCAGCGAGTATATGCTCCGATGGTAACTTTTTATCCAATTGAAAGGTCCCACTCTTAATTTCCGATATTAAATGATCTACTAAAAAGTTTTTTTCCGCCAACAGAAATCCCCCTTTATATATTAGATCAGCCCAATACCTACTTTTCCTTGTTACTGTCAGTGTAATGAGAAAATATGAAGCTACCATGATTTTCTTGTAAAAAAAAAGTCCTGGTCAAATACCAGAACGAAAGGGAATATTTTTTTATGGACCTTTTCATTACAGCATCCTGCATCGCTCAGTCTTTCAAATTGCTCATCCAGCATATGATCAGGTCGCTTTCACAGCAAAATTCCCTGGTTTCATAAATCGATATTTTTCAATACCACATCATTAATGGACATGCTTTTTTTCCTTAATTTCAAAGCATCCACACATTCCTTTCCAGGGCTCATACTGCCAAGCCGAATCGGCTTCTCCCCATAATCCCCATGAAAATCCGACCCTCCTGTCTTAATGAGATTATATTGATCTGCATATGAAATCGCTCTTTCCTCTTCTTCATGACCATGATGCGGATGAAGAACCTCAATCCCTTCAAGCCCTGCTTCTACAAGATCAGGAATCATTTCGAAGCTCCCGTATTGTCCAGGATGAGCAAGGACCGGAACGCCCCCGGCAGCACGAATCGCCTTCACAGCAAGGATCGCATCCACATACTCCATAGGAATGAAAGCAATGCCTGGCTCTTCTCCATTTTGGCCGCGACTGAAGATCTTCTTATACAAATCTCCATAGATGGAATCCGTATACCCCGATTCCCTTAGTGCCAGCATAATATGCTGTTTATAAACGCCGGTTCCTCCCTTGAATTTAGAAACCTGATCCCAAGTTATTCGATATCCTGCATGAATCAGCCGTTCCACCATTTTTTCAGAAGCTGCATTCCTCTTATGAATCAGTGGATTACATAGCTCCTCAAGTGCCTTATGACCAGGCTCAACAAAATAGCCCAAAATATGTACACGCCTTCCTCTTGCAAAGTCATAACCAGAAACTTCTATACCAGGGATGATTTCAATTCCTATTTCCTTTCCCCGTGCCACCATCTCATGCAATCTCATCGTTGTATCGTGATTCGTAATCGCTAAATGGCCAATCCTCTCCCTTTTTGCAACCTCCAATAGTTCTTCAAAAGAACTGGAACCATCTGAAATGTTCGTATGACAATGTAATTCAACCTTCATGCCAATCCCCCCATTCTTATTCGTTACCCATCATCATTTTAACTTAGTGCCATGTCGGTCCCGTTAAGAAGATGTAAAAAAACGTAAAAGTGCAAAAGCCATACAGTTTGGTGAAAATACTTAAGTATTAAAGGCAGCAGACAAATAAAAACATCCGAGTTGATTCCAGAAATTCATTCATTCCCGTCGACTGTCTGTCAAGCCTCATCAAAGCAAGCGTCTCCGGGGCTTCGGCTAGCCAGTTATTCGGCAGGAGTGTCGCAAATTTCTTCAATCCTTTTAAGGATTACTGTAAAAAAACATGAAGGATAACCTTGTCTTAACGATGGTTCGGGATGAGACCCTTCCCATTAGGTCGACAACATAAAGAAAAGCGAGTGCACCTGCAGATTTTTTTTTAAACATTCCAGTTGATTGGAGCGGGCGCCGAGGAGGCTACCGGACCGCCCGCGGAAAGCGAGTGCCTGAAGAGGAAATCAACATTCCAAAGTACCATGTTCGTTCGTCTTTTTTAGCTTCCTGCCCTGTAACGGATTTTCCATCAAACTGAAATAAAATCAAAATAAAACCATTAAAAATTTTGACTTACTGTCAAAAATGATGTACATTACCTATTGGGCGAACAATTTTAATAAACAAAGATAAAAATATTCGTATATAGAGGTGCATAACATGGAAAACGTGTTTGATTATGAAGATATTCAATTAATTCCTGCAAAATGTGTAGTAAATAGTCGTTCTGAGTGTGATACATCCGTTACATTGGGTAAACATACATTCAAGTTACCTGTAGTACCTGCCAATATGCAAACGATCATTGATGAAAAGATTGCCATTTACTTAGCTGAAAACGGTTACTTCTATGTAATGCATCGTTTTGAGCCAGAAAAACGACTGACTTTCATTAAAGATATGCATTCACGAGAATTGATCGCTTCCATCAGTGTAGGCGTTAAAGAAGAAGAATACGGATTCATTG
This sequence is a window from Brevibacillus sp. JNUCC-41. Protein-coding genes within it:
- the phnC gene encoding phosphonate ABC transporter ATP-binding protein, producing the protein MKTLLEVKNVSKHFGNGTKALSNIDFTVKEGEFVSIIGPSGAGKSTLLRCINRMIDASSGEIIFDNDHVYKVNKRELKKVRRKIGMVFQHYNLVNRLSVIENTLHGRLGYKSTLAGILGLYSEEEKLQAAKVLQILGLEDLIYKRSDQLSGGQKQRVGIARALIQNPKLLLCDEPIASLDPNSSKVIMDHLRNICNSMGITVVVNLHQVDVALKYSDRIIGVNGGKIVFNGTTQNISSNDIHQIYGSDEGKLIFDLGGSHVG
- the phnM gene encoding phosphonate metabolism protein PhnM, with the translated sequence MLLIKNGKIITEDSILMDHDLLIKDDRICRIAPVGEIETSPGMEVLDALGGYVSPGFIDLHSDYIEHMTAPRPTSLMNFHLSLRETEKELITHGITTMFHSLSLYKSTEYAYKPIREPENVRKLIDLIDQTHTMKHLVRHRFHARYEIDNLEDIDSLKEYVSEKKVHLVSFMDHTPGQGQYRHLEIYRNTLRGYNNYSDEAIDVMIRTHQVKEKLTIERMKEIALLARENNIAVASHDDDSIEKLELVHSFGTSISEFPITLEIARKAHDMGMYTIAGAPNVLLGGSHSGNLSASEAIQDGSIDILCSDYYPASLLHSMFELVENHGMDLVDMFKLVTINPARAVKMEDEIGSIYEGKKADILIIEKISGDFPVITTVIVDGKMIQKTNYRI
- a CDS encoding PhnE/PtxC family ABC transporter permease: MLLERLSKKPFAKSSIAIRLSVLVLAVLTIYAFASFDYKDVKLWDALLLTVDNLKTMFFEPHLKHFTFTQALYQVSVTLGLAFLTTIFGAIIALMLGLLAAGNISSKSLSIVIKGSVALIRAVPTVLWVLIFAVAAGLGSVAAVIGMTFHSISYLVKAYSESFEEIDKGAIEALQASGANWWQIVFQVIIPSSITYIISWTFMRFEINFAVAVAMGAAAGAGGIGFDMFMASGFYFDLSEIGAITYFILMIAICLEIFATQIKRKLKVSS
- a CDS encoding alpha-D-ribose 1-methylphosphonate 5-phosphate C-P-lyase PhnJ codes for the protein MNKTYNFAFFDEGSKREIRRATLKAIAIPGYQVPFASREMPIGRGWGTGGLQLTLSLIGKDDVLKVIDQGSDESVNAVNIKKLVSDTTGVRTTDSTKDASLIQSRHRVPEVPLQRDQILILQVPLPEPLRNFEPSEHETKKLHAEREYSGAWLMLFEQIMKYGIMATDADHPVMVHDRYVMAPSPIPRFDNAKLDESEALILLGAGREKKVYAVPPYTNVSSLAFDDYEFEIESFTNHACILCGSNDVFLDELVDEESGETYFLCNDTSNCLEMVNQKQSLGVN
- a CDS encoding phosphonate C-P lyase system protein PhnL is translated as MENILEISDLSKSFILHNQRKNIHAVSNITITVKKGEFIGITGKSGSGKSTILKSIYGTYRVQKGVIRYESSHYGAINLAKATEREMIYLRKHEIGYVSQFLNVMPRTTARQLVTGAILEMGQTREMANIETEKILDHFEIGKELWDNYPATFSGGEKLRLNIARAMVKRPRLLLLDEPTASLDHDSKVKVKTLLEQLMNEGTTMLGIFHDLEFMNRLVNKEYSIHNGCFTQAIQKI
- the phnD gene encoding phosphate/phosphite/phosphonate ABC transporter substrate-binding protein gives rise to the protein MKKSMVSILMLVILLVFTGCSSTSSTGANEDDTLTVAWLPNESGEDLGEARDEIGKILEDATGMKVEHKTTTDYNIAIEAIANGNADLAFLGAQGYIEANNKNDSVQPLVVPSGESGTLDDAVYNSWLAVQNTDDYKINGEYKIDGIQGKKFSFVSNSSTSGFKVPSTGIVDYFSQQDKFKELKAEDLLEGGKDKFFSEVLYGGSHQGSAVNLLTGKAEVAAFCDTCVDNYVELADGEENKAGAVYKVKKNAAEPFNTVVDKTFSLISVTPVLNAPFVVNTELVSDETRKKILETLMSDEMANNEKVFVPEDSKSSGLFKRVSEKEKMVEVEDDWFNPIRELSK
- a CDS encoding carbon-phosphorus lyase complex subunit PhnI — translated: MGYVAVKGGTKAIEESIKRLKYERVKKGTAIELHKIEAGMRGLIDQVMSESSLYDQSLAALAIKQAEGNPEEAVFLLRAYRSTLPRKHVSRVISSENMKVERRISASFKDVPGGQILGATTDYTHRLLDSELEDESDLSIQDWLRAFQEENHSTEYQNQTADLNSLPKVLDYLRNEGLLANCENNDLQPGDVTRKSLEFPSMRSERLQILTRGQTGAVTSLAYAVIRGYGALHPTVGELRVGRLPVHLDHPLLDEGQGEDSYYIGDFTATEVEMLIPLTVEKEQGKKEIEFEIGYGMCMGQNETKAIAMGILDNCLEKPNKEFPSHNEEFVLYHIDSVESTGFISHLKMPHYVTFQSKLDSIRKSKDKTTEQEVGLDE
- a CDS encoding PhnE/PtxC family ABC transporter permease — encoded protein: MSADVFAKKRRNSLALFLLIGTATAVSIIITEFSIAKGVTSVPKAIQWSLSNFYPTKDSLTKLPDILIKLKETLLISVAATTLAGILAFVFAILGSNTTRVNAFFGGFSRGVAVLFRNIDVSIWALVLLFSFGQSSLTGYFALFFGSFGFLTRAFIETIDEVSCSSVEALQTTGASYLTVISQSVIPSAIPQMISWVLFMIETNIRNATLVGLLTGSGIGFTFNLYYKNLSYDIASLVVITIIISILCIELISNYVRRVIL
- a CDS encoding ATP-binding cassette domain-containing protein, whose protein sequence is MSVLEVPVLSVKQMNKQYGNGCSICKHMKFGKVAKNYCHECGTVYACRDVTFDLYHGEVLGIVGESGSGKSTLMKSLYFDEEVTDGEMYVAGFEDGKKNLFMESAQKKRFVRNHLMGKVYQNPILGLKMDFSSIGNIAEKLISAGNRHVGRMETRGAELLEAVNIPIHRMKEEPRNFSGGMQQRVQIAKALSNNPPILLLDEVTTGLDLSVQASVLDLIKGLQRDLNISIVLVSHDLGVIRMLADRTLVMLEGKVIEQGLTDQILEDPQHPYTQQLVHSLL